One segment of Triticum urartu cultivar G1812 unplaced genomic scaffold, Tu2.1 TuUngrouped_contig_1482, whole genome shotgun sequence DNA contains the following:
- the LOC125526697 gene encoding casein kinase 1-like protein HD16 translates to MWISKKWKEGFHVTSMGTAGSRWGVVMSRNAGYSYQVVELDFLYPSKGLHRQYDAGYRITSCAATPDQAAFIMSRAKKPKKKPMDETLLTSAFPCKAIKEQRAKNIYVASICHGRTAC, encoded by the exons ATGTGGATTAGTAAAAAGTGGAAAGAAGGTTTTCATGTAACATCTATGGGCACTGCTGGGAGTCGTTGGGGTGTTGTCATGTCGAGGAATGCAGGATACTCCTACCAG GTTGTTGAGTTAGATTTCCTGTATCCAAGTAAAGGACTCCATCGGCAGTATGACGCCGGTTACAGAATAACCTCATGTGCAGCAACGCCTGACCAGGCCGCTTTTATCATGAGCAGGGccaagaagcccaagaagaaACCGATGGACGAAACACTTCTAACTTCTGCTTTCCCTTGCAAGGCTATAAAG GAGCAACGGGCAAAGAACATCTACGTCGCCTCGATCTGCCACGGGCGAACTGCGTGTTGA
- the LOC125526699 gene encoding collagen alpha-2(I) chain-like, translating to MGVRRPGRNPNRSGVIGRRGSIGIFPTKGPAASPTSEKGHGLRGRGRGRGRGRGRGGPSPGSAPGGSGAAPLGPGSPAPTGFFAPYGALIPGLSAARAPWAAPNAAGVLDPRPPAPHQAYPVLSSSSNGPTWEQYNQLYVALQGLSMQQQHAGGAPDWFLDTGATSHVAGPSHGEAHHEVQ from the exons ATGGGGGTGAGGCGGCCGGGGAGGAACCCTAACCGCAGCGGCGTCATCGGGCGGAGGGGATCGATT ggcatatttccaacaaaaggACCCGCTGCCTCTCCGACCAGCGAAAAGGGCCATGGCTTGCGCGGGCGTGGTCGCGGCCGTGGCCGTGGCCGTGGCCGCGGCGGCCCATCCCCCGGTAGCGCTCCTGGTGGGAGCGGCGCCGCTCCCTTGGGCCCTGGCTCGCCCGCTCCAACAGGCTTCTTTGCTCCTTATGGGGCCCTCATTCCTGGACTGTCTGCAGCGCGGGCTCCCTGGGCTGCGCCGAACGCCGCGGGCGTGCTCGACCCACGCCCTCCTGCACCTCATCAGGCCTACCCCGTGTTGTCGTCGTCCTCCAATGGGCCTACTTGGGAGCAGTATAACCAGCTATACGTTGCTCTCCAGGGCCTCTCCATGCAGCAGCAGCACGCCGGTGGCGCGCCGGACTGGTTCCTCGACACGGGCGCTACGTCGCACGTCGCTG GACCTAGCCACGGGGAAGCTCATCATGAGGTCCAATAG